A stretch of Anaeromyxobacter dehalogenans 2CP-1 DNA encodes these proteins:
- a CDS encoding amidase, translating into MRLPEYDRLDALGLAELVARREVSAPELLEAALERADRRNPSINAIVARYDDEARARARGPLPAGPLSGVPFLLKDLLAAWKGHPYTCSSRLLAGFVAPEDAETVRRFQAAGLVLFGQTNTPELGVMGVTEPALRGPTRNPWNPAFTSGGSSGGSAAAVAARIVPAAHGNDGGGSLRIPASVCGLFALKATRGRVTLAPAFGEALGGFAIDGVLTRSVRDSAALLDAIDGPAPGDPYAAPPKERPFLAEVGAPPGRLRIAFTREGLFARSTDAECAAAVDAAARLLADLGHELVEARPKFPRDALARAYLVTLAAQTAADVALAARHAGRRPRAGDLEPETAALAAGGRALSAQDLVLARVELEQASRGVAAFFERHDALLTPTLARPPVRVGALAARSHERLALRLVARLGSRRLLERLFDELGSRSFDATGNTMLFNQTGQPAMSLPLHFSREGLPIGVQVVGRFGAEATLFRLAAQVEQAAPWAGRAPPLSA; encoded by the coding sequence GTGCGACTGCCGGAGTACGACCGCCTCGACGCGCTCGGCCTGGCCGAGCTGGTCGCGCGCCGCGAGGTGTCCGCGCCCGAGCTGCTGGAGGCGGCGCTGGAGCGCGCCGACCGGCGCAATCCGTCCATCAACGCCATCGTCGCCCGCTACGACGACGAGGCCCGCGCCCGCGCCCGCGGCCCGCTCCCCGCCGGCCCGCTCTCGGGTGTCCCGTTCCTGCTGAAGGACCTGCTGGCCGCGTGGAAGGGCCACCCGTACACCTGCTCCTCGCGGCTGCTGGCCGGGTTCGTGGCGCCGGAGGACGCGGAGACGGTGCGCCGGTTCCAGGCGGCCGGGCTGGTGCTGTTCGGGCAGACCAACACGCCGGAGCTGGGCGTCATGGGCGTCACCGAGCCGGCGCTGCGCGGGCCGACGCGGAACCCGTGGAACCCGGCGTTCACCTCGGGCGGCTCGTCGGGCGGGAGCGCGGCGGCGGTGGCGGCGCGGATCGTCCCCGCCGCGCACGGCAACGACGGCGGCGGCTCGCTGCGCATCCCGGCGTCCGTGTGCGGGCTGTTCGCGCTGAAGGCGACGCGCGGGCGCGTCACGCTGGCGCCGGCGTTCGGCGAGGCGCTGGGCGGGTTCGCGATCGACGGCGTGCTGACGCGCTCGGTGCGCGACTCCGCGGCGCTGCTCGACGCCATCGACGGCCCGGCGCCGGGCGATCCGTACGCGGCGCCGCCGAAGGAGCGACCGTTCCTCGCCGAGGTGGGCGCGCCGCCGGGGCGCCTGCGCATCGCGTTCACGCGCGAGGGCCTGTTCGCGCGCTCCACCGACGCGGAGTGCGCCGCGGCGGTGGACGCGGCGGCGCGGCTGCTCGCCGACCTCGGGCACGAGCTGGTCGAGGCGCGCCCGAAGTTCCCGCGCGACGCGCTGGCGCGGGCGTACCTGGTGACGCTCGCGGCGCAGACCGCGGCCGACGTCGCGCTCGCCGCCCGCCACGCGGGCCGCCGCCCGCGCGCCGGGGACCTCGAGCCGGAGACGGCCGCGCTCGCGGCGGGCGGCCGCGCGCTCTCGGCGCAGGACCTGGTGCTGGCCCGCGTCGAGCTGGAGCAGGCCTCGCGGGGCGTGGCGGCGTTCTTCGAGCGGCACGACGCGCTGCTCACGCCCACGCTGGCGCGCCCGCCGGTCCGGGTCGGGGCGCTGGCGGCGCGCTCGCACGAGCGGCTCGCGCTGCGGCTGGTGGCCCGCCTCGGCTCGCGCCGGCTGCTGGAGCGCCTCTTCGACGAGCTGGGCAGCCGCTCGTTCGACGCCACCGGCAACACCATGCTGTTCAACCAGACCGGCCAGCCGGCGATGAGCCTGCCGCTCCACTTCAGCCGCGAGGGCCTGCCCATCGGCGTGCAGGTGGTGGGGCGCTTCGGGGCCGAGGCGACGCTGTTCCGGCTCGCGGCGCAGGTGGAGCAGGCCGCGCCGTGGGCCGGCCGGGCGCCGCCGCTCAGCGCGTGA
- a CDS encoding SLC13 family permease, protein MAAALVLGTVLLALVLFWTEWVPVEVTSLLVVCLLAATRVLTPKQAFSGFSDDTVIFIFTLLAMTQGLAATGVVNAVGERLTVLGRFGPVAFLVALLVTVAAFSAFVSNTVTAAAFLPVAVSGAQRVGLSKRDVLLPMAYASMLGGTVLLFGTSTNLVMSAAMARSGLGRIGVVELAPLGLPIAVVGIALVALLARPLLRRGARPVVPDAVPERAYLSEVAVPAGSPHVGQPLSEVAPTIGARPVAVVRRGEPRPPDPGAVLAPEDRVVVEGRREEIVEAAGAPGVALGTGGTPPGATAESAPARAPGAPDAPVVVEASVPPGSRLAGKVVADADLGAQLGLEVLGIHRRPAVQRLTKLQLLAGGRRRAASIAALPIAAGDLLLLRGLRERVRALADGGVLLVLSGVDAEPLRRRKALLAAAIFLGALAVGTAGLLPMAVAGLAGLLAMIFTGCVDARRALRVDWRVVLLVGSMLALGLAMEASGAGRLLGERLAEAGAAAGPRGVLLALVVLTIVLSAPMSNQAAALVMLPIAVAAAHRLGVDPRPFAIGVTLAGSCSFVTPLEPASMLVYGAGRYRFSDFVRVGTPLTLAIVALLTLGVPLIWPFTR, encoded by the coding sequence GTGGCGGCGGCCCTGGTGCTCGGCACGGTGCTCCTCGCGCTGGTGCTCTTCTGGACCGAGTGGGTCCCGGTCGAGGTCACCTCGCTGCTCGTGGTGTGCCTGCTCGCGGCGACGCGCGTGCTCACGCCGAAGCAGGCGTTCTCGGGGTTCTCCGACGACACGGTGATCTTCATCTTCACGCTGCTCGCGATGACGCAGGGGCTCGCCGCCACCGGGGTGGTGAACGCGGTGGGGGAGCGGCTCACCGTGCTCGGCCGGTTCGGCCCGGTCGCGTTCCTGGTCGCGCTGCTGGTCACCGTGGCCGCGTTCTCCGCCTTCGTCTCGAACACCGTGACCGCCGCCGCGTTCCTCCCGGTGGCGGTGAGCGGCGCGCAGCGCGTCGGCCTGTCGAAGCGCGACGTGCTCCTGCCCATGGCGTACGCCTCGATGCTGGGCGGCACGGTGCTCCTGTTCGGCACCTCCACCAACCTGGTGATGAGCGCGGCCATGGCGCGCTCCGGGCTGGGGCGGATCGGGGTGGTGGAGCTCGCGCCGCTCGGGCTGCCCATCGCCGTGGTGGGCATCGCGCTGGTCGCGCTGCTCGCGCGCCCCTTGCTCCGGCGCGGGGCGCGCCCGGTGGTGCCCGACGCGGTGCCGGAGCGCGCCTACCTGTCGGAGGTGGCGGTGCCGGCGGGCTCGCCGCACGTGGGCCAGCCGCTCTCGGAGGTGGCGCCGACCATCGGCGCGCGGCCGGTGGCGGTGGTGCGCCGGGGCGAGCCGCGGCCTCCCGACCCGGGGGCGGTGCTGGCGCCGGAGGACCGCGTGGTGGTGGAGGGGCGCCGGGAGGAGATCGTCGAGGCCGCGGGCGCGCCCGGGGTGGCGCTCGGCACCGGCGGCACGCCGCCCGGCGCCACGGCGGAGTCCGCGCCGGCGCGCGCGCCCGGCGCGCCGGACGCGCCGGTGGTGGTGGAGGCGTCGGTGCCGCCCGGCTCGCGGCTGGCCGGCAAGGTGGTCGCCGACGCGGACCTCGGGGCGCAGCTCGGGCTGGAGGTGCTGGGCATCCACCGCCGCCCCGCCGTGCAGCGCCTCACCAAGCTGCAGCTCCTCGCGGGCGGCCGCCGCCGCGCCGCGTCCATCGCCGCGCTCCCCATCGCCGCGGGCGACCTGCTGCTGCTGCGCGGCCTGCGGGAGCGCGTCCGCGCCCTCGCCGACGGCGGCGTGCTCCTCGTCCTGAGCGGCGTGGACGCGGAGCCGCTGCGCCGGCGCAAGGCGCTGCTCGCGGCGGCGATCTTCCTCGGCGCGCTGGCGGTGGGCACCGCCGGCCTGCTGCCCATGGCGGTGGCCGGGCTGGCCGGGCTGCTCGCGATGATCTTCACCGGCTGCGTGGACGCGCGGCGTGCGCTGCGGGTGGACTGGCGCGTGGTGCTGCTGGTGGGGTCGATGCTTGCGCTCGGCCTCGCGATGGAGGCGAGCGGCGCGGGGCGGCTGCTCGGGGAGCGGCTGGCGGAGGCGGGGGCGGCGGCGGGCCCGCGCGGCGTGCTGCTCGCGCTGGTGGTGCTCACCATCGTGCTCTCCGCGCCCATGAGCAACCAGGCCGCCGCGCTGGTGATGCTGCCCATCGCCGTCGCCGCGGCGCACCGGCTCGGCGTGGACCCGCGCCCGTTCGCGATCGGCGTGACGCTGGCCGGCTCCTGCTCGTTCGTGACCCCGCTCGAGCCGGCGTCGATGCTGGTCTACGGGGCGGGCCGGTACCGCTTCTCGGACTTCGTGCGCGTGGGGACCCCGCTCACGCTCGCGATCGTGGCGCTGCTCACCCTGGGCGTCCCGCTGATCTGGCCGTTCACGCGCTGA
- a CDS encoding RsbRD N-terminal domain-containing protein has translation MGSRLAERIRETQDEVLATWEAGVRTLASAAQAPGPALFDQVPELLRWLADRLDHGGAPDEERDAFGHHHAIERVSQGFDLVEVIGELGLLRECLLDAWVAGPEGVEPADVRRMEVELDHVVALVVLQFVRDRSAGDAAAPAGA, from the coding sequence GTGGGGAGCCGGCTGGCGGAGCGGATCCGGGAGACCCAGGACGAGGTGCTGGCCACCTGGGAGGCGGGGGTGCGGACGCTCGCCAGCGCGGCGCAGGCGCCCGGGCCGGCGCTCTTCGACCAGGTGCCGGAGCTGCTGCGGTGGCTGGCCGACCGCCTCGACCACGGCGGCGCGCCCGACGAGGAGCGGGACGCGTTCGGGCACCACCACGCCATCGAGCGGGTCTCGCAGGGGTTCGATCTCGTGGAGGTGATCGGCGAGCTCGGGCTGCTCCGCGAGTGCCTGCTCGACGCCTGGGTGGCGGGGCCGGAGGGCGTCGAGCCCGCCGACGTCCGCCGCATGGAGGTCGAGCTCGATCACGTGGTGGCGCTGGTGGTGCTCCAGTTCGTGCGCGACCGGAGCGCCGGCGACGCGGCCGCGCCCGCCGGCGCGTGA